From the genome of Haloarcula sp. CBA1127, one region includes:
- a CDS encoding ADP-ribosylglycohydrolase family protein, whose amino-acid sequence MSTDEITERAKGTLLGLACGDALGRPVEFRSPDWIADQHGTVTEMLGHGTHGQPPGAVTDDTDMMLCLARSLAKQQAFDGEDIADRFAEWCEDGPFDIGLMTADAISEYQSGTSWRDAGREVWQRRAEGSNAGNGSIMRCAPHAIAFAEEPDTLERVSKQSSAITHHDPRCQYGCALLNQTIAGFLRGEESPLAAAIARVDGDGPDELVETIRLVPDLINEQQLENTGYIVHTLQTSLYDALTADSAEEAVVTSVNRGGDTDTLGAVTGALAGARFGASGLPDRWLETVEYREELALLGQALATSQISG is encoded by the coding sequence ATGTCGACAGACGAGATCACCGAGCGGGCGAAGGGAACGTTGCTGGGCCTCGCTTGTGGGGACGCTCTCGGCCGGCCTGTTGAGTTTCGGTCACCGGACTGGATCGCCGATCAGCACGGCACCGTGACAGAGATGCTCGGCCACGGGACCCACGGCCAACCACCTGGGGCCGTCACTGACGACACGGACATGATGTTGTGTCTCGCGCGTAGCCTTGCCAAGCAGCAGGCGTTCGACGGAGAGGATATTGCTGACCGGTTCGCCGAGTGGTGCGAGGACGGCCCCTTCGATATCGGGCTCATGACTGCTGACGCAATTAGTGAATACCAGAGCGGCACGTCATGGCGCGATGCCGGCCGTGAAGTCTGGCAGCGCCGCGCTGAAGGGTCGAACGCCGGGAACGGCAGCATCATGCGGTGTGCTCCGCACGCCATCGCGTTCGCTGAGGAGCCAGACACGCTTGAACGCGTGAGCAAGCAGTCCTCAGCGATTACGCATCATGACCCTCGCTGTCAGTACGGCTGTGCACTCCTCAATCAGACTATCGCTGGGTTCCTCCGTGGCGAAGAGTCGCCGCTCGCTGCTGCGATCGCACGTGTCGACGGCGATGGGCCGGACGAACTTGTCGAGACTATCCGTCTCGTTCCGGACCTCATCAATGAACAGCAACTGGAGAACACCGGCTATATCGTCCACACGCTACAGACCTCACTGTACGACGCACTGACGGCTGATAGCGCGGAAGAGGCCGTCGTTACCTCGGTCAACCGCGGCGGTGACACGGACACGCTGGGCGCTGTGACTGGGGCTCTTGCCGGCGCGCGTTTCGGTGCTTCGGGGCTTCCTGACCGGTGGCTTGAGACAGTCGAGTACCGGGAAGAGTTAGCTCTTCTCGGGCAAGCGCTTGCTACTAGCCAGATTAGTGGATAA
- a CDS encoding helix-turn-helix domain-containing protein produces the protein MSPLLPLKPAPGTVSDRELEPRLVGFEDESAEQILSAVASATARRILNQIYTEPTTASEIATEIDSSVQNVSYHLDRLQDADLVEVIETWYSEQGREMDVYAPTNSALVLFVGAERNNPSLTTALRRVFGAVGIVGVVSAITHLRWSAPTTSPSPRTAELPVQQPDPTLWDSLAMFGTGPGGFVFVAGIFVILSLAVVWYFRTYRPARNHNQSM, from the coding sequence ATGTCTCCACTATTACCCCTAAAGCCTGCTCCCGGAACCGTTTCTGACCGTGAATTAGAGCCGAGGCTTGTTGGATTCGAAGATGAATCTGCGGAGCAGATTCTGTCAGCAGTCGCCTCAGCAACAGCACGCCGCATTCTCAACCAGATATATACCGAACCGACCACGGCTTCAGAGATTGCTACTGAGATCGATTCCTCAGTCCAGAATGTTAGCTATCATCTCGACCGACTCCAAGACGCAGACTTGGTGGAAGTCATCGAAACGTGGTATTCCGAGCAGGGGCGTGAAATGGATGTATACGCTCCGACCAATAGTGCGCTTGTCCTTTTTGTAGGAGCAGAGCGGAACAACCCATCACTCACAACCGCGTTGCGTCGCGTCTTCGGTGCAGTGGGCATTGTCGGAGTAGTCAGTGCCATCACTCATTTACGCTGGTCAGCGCCAACAACTTCACCATCACCCCGAACTGCTGAACTCCCTGTTCAGCAGCCTGATCCAACTCTGTGGGACTCGCTGGCCATGTTTGGGACTGGCCCAGGTGGGTTCGTCTTCGTAGCCGGCATCTTTGTGATCCTGTCCCTCGCCGTAGTGTGGTACTTTCGGACATACCGTCCAGCACGAAATCACAACCAATCGATGTGA
- a CDS encoding site-specific integrase: METYRNHHGTDALLAHADDIDKKAAERRRAREVLDDIADTLGSDQSRLTFVADVRPVYSWLTDEGYLAFNLLDGVESEYGWERPDADNQSLQTADVQHLLAAADTPAETLLVTSLPGWGLRPSEVAQLHVSQFVLEGDDPHIVFEERKNGPGTVAIHYGVHTVTDRIDQLAEADDWQGYLFPSPANSNKHVHSDTITNRSKRLADRADVSVDGQLATPRTARRFWYSTYSSAMVDIRAEMDEIADEQGAQSGTVVWEQYLSKTDRRRRRRQAMAAKLTDAFGIENSSALSKTTID, from the coding sequence GTGGAAACCTATCGAAACCACCACGGTACGGATGCACTCCTCGCACACGCGGACGATATCGACAAGAAAGCAGCTGAACGACGCCGAGCCCGTGAGGTACTTGACGACATCGCTGACACCCTTGGGAGCGATCAATCACGCCTCACGTTCGTTGCGGATGTTCGACCGGTCTACAGCTGGCTGACAGACGAAGGCTACCTCGCCTTCAACCTACTCGACGGCGTTGAATCCGAATACGGCTGGGAACGCCCAGACGCCGATAACCAATCGCTGCAGACGGCCGATGTCCAGCACCTCCTTGCGGCCGCGGACACGCCAGCTGAAACGCTCCTTGTCACTTCACTCCCAGGGTGGGGTCTACGTCCATCCGAAGTTGCCCAGTTGCACGTTTCACAATTTGTTCTCGAAGGAGATGACCCACATATCGTCTTCGAAGAGCGGAAGAATGGACCGGGCACTGTCGCTATTCACTACGGTGTGCACACAGTTACCGACCGTATCGACCAGCTGGCCGAGGCGGACGACTGGCAGGGGTATCTATTCCCTTCGCCGGCCAACTCAAACAAACACGTTCATTCCGACACGATTACCAACCGATCCAAACGACTCGCTGACCGCGCTGATGTGTCCGTCGACGGCCAACTGGCGACGCCTCGAACGGCACGACGGTTCTGGTACTCGACGTATTCCAGCGCCATGGTCGATATCCGCGCAGAAATGGACGAAATCGCTGACGAACAAGGCGCCCAATCCGGGACCGTCGTCTGGGAACAATACCTCTCTAAAACTGATCGACGCCGCCGCCGACGACAGGCAATGGCTGCGAAACTGACTGACGCTTTTGGGATCGAAAATAGCTCTGCCCTGTCCAAAACGACGATTGACTAA
- a CDS encoding DUF262 domain-containing protein, which produces MASKFDAEPVPVHQLFEGRNTLYKIPEYQRPYSWEKSHIDQLWDDLYKAWDNSGDVDDSYFLGTIILVDNGNDRLDILDGQQRITTLMIFYAVLRDFFDEELSGQRNRINRRIEESPDSDDSKYRLMTGEKHHDVFESTVLSSVNLDEQNRYTEAVKYTKNALEDKFDDPDELEDFFDFVEEDTEIIQIETSELSYAIRLFQTVNNRGKDLTVSDLTKSYLLSLTSDEQRDIVTESWKKLSSKFDDDYDRLDSVLSSYRLHLQDAKAEEAIYEELKSEFDASLEEGTSVVEIARDINKYAEEYRNVENEESREMYMMSNLSHSQQWKTILTTAKKEGFSEYDELVDALVGLYYSYWVGGHNSQKIKRPSYKILRKIKDGEGIEGIRDYIESKRSGDDIAQKVQNNLYSEVYGENWHRPLLLALEYNLSVDKKTGEIKPGQDIHIEHILPKSYETAMEKKEYWREQFDPEEAAKLRHTLGNLTPLEQEVHDVVLQKPFRTKKAHYMGKDDTLASLGDDREATSFDLTRRVVDEYEDWNPENIREHRNFIVEQSADLLNFETDRLLQVEEVEVEIEP; this is translated from the coding sequence ATGGCAAGCAAGTTTGATGCTGAACCGGTTCCAGTTCATCAACTCTTTGAGGGTAGGAACACTCTCTACAAGATTCCGGAGTACCAGCGCCCATACAGCTGGGAGAAAAGCCACATTGATCAACTGTGGGACGACCTCTACAAGGCTTGGGACAATAGCGGGGATGTCGATGATTCGTATTTTCTTGGAACCATCATACTGGTAGATAACGGTAATGACCGTCTGGATATATTGGATGGTCAGCAGCGGATTACCACGTTGATGATATTCTACGCTGTACTTCGGGACTTCTTTGATGAAGAACTGTCCGGCCAGCGCAACAGGATTAACCGGCGAATAGAGGAGTCCCCGGACAGTGATGATTCGAAGTACAGACTGATGACTGGGGAGAAGCATCATGACGTATTTGAGTCCACAGTCTTGTCTAGTGTCAACCTTGACGAGCAGAACAGATACACCGAAGCTGTCAAATACACAAAGAACGCCTTGGAGGACAAGTTTGACGACCCTGATGAACTGGAGGACTTTTTCGACTTTGTGGAGGAAGACACCGAGATAATACAGATAGAGACCTCTGAGCTGTCCTACGCCATCCGCTTGTTCCAGACAGTCAACAACCGTGGGAAGGACCTGACTGTCTCCGATCTGACTAAGAGCTACCTGCTTAGCCTTACTTCCGACGAGCAGCGAGACATTGTCACGGAGTCTTGGAAGAAGCTGTCCAGCAAGTTCGATGATGACTACGACCGATTGGACAGTGTTCTGTCCAGCTACCGGCTACATCTTCAGGATGCGAAGGCTGAGGAGGCAATCTATGAAGAACTGAAAAGCGAGTTTGATGCATCTCTGGAGGAAGGGACTTCGGTGGTGGAAATTGCCCGTGATATCAACAAGTACGCTGAAGAGTACCGGAACGTGGAGAACGAAGAGTCGCGGGAGATGTATATGATGTCTAACTTGAGTCATAGCCAACAGTGGAAGACTATCTTGACGACGGCCAAGAAGGAGGGTTTCTCTGAATACGATGAACTCGTTGATGCCTTAGTTGGGTTGTACTATTCGTACTGGGTTGGAGGCCACAATAGCCAGAAAATCAAGAGACCGTCCTACAAGATTCTGAGAAAAATCAAGGACGGTGAGGGTATCGAGGGAATTCGGGACTATATTGAGAGTAAACGGAGTGGCGATGATATCGCTCAGAAAGTCCAGAACAATTTGTATTCTGAGGTCTATGGCGAAAACTGGCATCGACCGCTTCTCTTGGCCTTGGAGTATAATCTTAGTGTGGACAAGAAGACGGGTGAGATCAAGCCTGGTCAGGATATCCACATTGAGCATATTTTACCGAAATCATACGAGACGGCGATGGAGAAGAAGGAGTATTGGCGCGAGCAGTTCGACCCTGAAGAGGCTGCCAAGTTGAGACATACTCTGGGTAATTTGACTCCGTTGGAGCAGGAGGTTCACGACGTTGTCTTGCAGAAACCTTTCCGGACGAAGAAGGCGCACTACATGGGTAAGGACGATACTTTGGCATCTCTTGGTGATGACCGTGAGGCGACGAGTTTCGATTTGACGCGGCGTGTTGTGGATGAGTATGAAGACTGGAATCCGGAGAATATCAGGGAGCATCGTAATTTCATCGTGGAGCAGTCTGCAGATCTCTTGAATTTTGAGACTGATCGTCTGCTTCAGGTAGAGGAGGTTGAAGTTGAGATTGAGCCATAG
- a CDS encoding nucleotidyltransferase domain-containing protein — protein sequence MRELATQIGHSHQSVRRAIDVLSSNDLVIESPESNQRLVQINRDRLSIPDDPILRIPQPEYHKPVKNAVTKLRDNITDVVGIILYGSVARGDADRRSDIDIWVLTRSGRAESQREANAVARDLEDMVFDGDRYAYDIDVEAVQAIPAYTDDIREIIVSGIPIYKTSDFETVENLLLEEGANDE from the coding sequence TTGAGAGAACTCGCGACACAGATCGGCCATTCACACCAGTCAGTGCGACGAGCAATAGATGTTCTCAGTTCGAATGACCTAGTCATTGAATCTCCCGAAAGCAACCAACGACTCGTACAGATCAACAGGGACCGACTGTCTATCCCAGACGATCCTATTCTTCGGATTCCCCAACCTGAGTATCACAAACCGGTCAAAAATGCGGTAACGAAGCTCCGTGACAATATCACCGACGTTGTCGGAATCATACTGTACGGCAGCGTCGCTCGGGGCGATGCTGACCGACGGAGCGATATCGATATCTGGGTCCTCACTCGCTCCGGGCGGGCAGAGAGCCAGCGGGAAGCGAACGCCGTCGCCCGGGACCTCGAAGACATGGTATTCGATGGGGACCGGTACGCCTACGATATCGACGTTGAGGCTGTCCAGGCGATTCCAGCCTACACGGATGATATTCGGGAAATTATCGTCTCAGGCATTCCGATCTACAAGACGAGCGATTTCGAAACCGTCGAAAACCTCCTTCTAGAGGAGGGTGCCAACGATGAGTAA
- a CDS encoding metallophosphoesterase yields MPSKDDIADGERLERIQVRVKEAQHHSTSSLGWHLTVEDHLENEFEVKIWHTHEVDVWWREGWWYVLEQGRGARWDSGAVVLHSTADFKVSRPDNTVDLLVIGDSHIGRENRPDATGEPHRTARQFLAAVGYATRYDVAAIVHAGDLFDDAPTEEDFLIIKNAFAILAQHNIPVYFISGNHGVQLALDFYDELADAETFHLGAEGVSLDQTVELFGIDHGSPETVLSQAADISSSAAIDRQILVVHNEIDPPRQDSGIPAWKLIGASGVTFDCILAGHLHSPETATWSGTIIQHLGSTAAISAIGNAQYDSAWLVRVTPNDADLQRLVIG; encoded by the coding sequence TTGCCGTCTAAAGATGATATCGCCGATGGGGAACGGCTTGAGAGGATCCAGGTCAGGGTAAAAGAAGCACAGCACCACTCAACTTCATCGCTGGGATGGCACCTCACTGTCGAGGACCACCTAGAAAACGAATTCGAGGTGAAGATATGGCATACACACGAGGTTGATGTCTGGTGGCGTGAGGGGTGGTGGTATGTGTTAGAGCAGGGGCGGGGTGCGCGCTGGGACTCTGGTGCTGTTGTGCTACACAGTACCGCTGATTTCAAAGTGAGTCGGCCAGACAACACTGTCGACCTACTCGTAATCGGTGATAGTCATATCGGACGCGAAAACCGTCCCGATGCGACTGGCGAGCCACATCGTACTGCACGACAGTTCCTCGCCGCGGTAGGCTATGCGACTCGGTACGATGTTGCGGCCATCGTCCACGCCGGCGATCTGTTCGATGATGCGCCAACCGAAGAGGATTTCTTAATCATCAAGAATGCCTTCGCAATCCTCGCTCAACATAATATTCCGGTGTATTTCATCTCCGGTAATCACGGTGTCCAACTCGCTCTAGACTTCTATGATGAGCTCGCAGATGCCGAGACATTCCATCTTGGCGCCGAGGGTGTCTCCCTCGACCAGACTGTCGAACTGTTCGGTATTGATCATGGCTCTCCAGAGACTGTTCTCTCACAAGCCGCTGATATATCAAGCTCAGCTGCCATCGATCGGCAAATCCTCGTGGTCCACAACGAGATTGACCCTCCACGGCAGGACAGTGGGATACCGGCTTGGAAGTTGATTGGTGCCTCTGGAGTGACATTTGACTGTATATTGGCAGGGCATCTCCACAGTCCAGAAACCGCAACTTGGTCAGGCACAATAATCCAGCATCTCGGATCGACAGCCGCTATCAGCGCGATTGGCAATGCACAGTATGACTCAGCGTGGCTGGTACGCGTCACACCCAATGATGCCGATTTGCAGCGACTGGTGATCGGCTGA
- a CDS encoding winged helix-turn-helix domain-containing protein, with protein sequence MSDDAVDEDPDVADVVALLDDEHVRSILVATSAEPLSAKELGEHCDLSVSSIYRRVDELCDCALLTERTRPRRDGHHETVYVSTLDRFELTIRDGELDWTIDRTESDPADELSRMWGQL encoded by the coding sequence ATGTCAGATGACGCTGTGGACGAGGACCCCGACGTTGCCGACGTCGTCGCTCTGCTGGACGACGAGCACGTTCGGTCGATCCTCGTCGCGACGAGTGCGGAACCGCTGTCGGCCAAGGAACTCGGCGAGCACTGCGATCTCTCGGTGTCGTCGATCTATCGTCGGGTCGACGAGCTCTGTGACTGTGCCCTCCTCACCGAGCGGACGCGACCGCGCCGCGACGGCCACCACGAGACGGTGTACGTCTCGACACTCGATCGGTTCGAGCTGACGATCCGCGACGGCGAACTGGACTGGACGATCGACCGGACGGAGAGCGACCCGGCCGACGAGCTCTCGCGGATGTGGGGACAGCTCTGA
- a CDS encoding Cdc6/Cdc18 family protein, whose translation MSDSDDLFILEDPIFVNKELLEISHLPEEDRIVGRDEEIKQLANAVNPAIFGQSPSNILLYGKTGTGKSLCAKYVSRQLVDTASEEGINAVYAYVDCAQDSTETQSVQTIADSVNTEENDIYIPDKGISTATYYKRLWRILDMHYDVVLIILDEIDKLEDDDILMQLSRAGEAGKIEDCKIGVIGISNKIKYKDRMDERVKSSLCEREFVFPPYDANQLNEIMSARSDAFREGVLEGGVIPRAAALAAREHGDARKAIDILRYAGEIAQSSDMNTVPEDFVVQARERAETDRFRELISGSTPHSRYVLQALTILSVDNAGNGAGDIGFRTTRIYDVYEDICRQEGSDPLSLRRVRDLLKEHAFLDIIEQTRHSGGSAEGSYTEHQLLEDPDVVQQVLEDTIS comes from the coding sequence ATGTCCGACTCTGACGATCTCTTCATTCTTGAAGATCCCATTTTCGTGAACAAGGAACTGCTTGAAATCAGCCATCTCCCGGAGGAGGATCGCATCGTTGGTCGAGATGAAGAAATCAAGCAACTGGCTAATGCGGTAAATCCCGCAATCTTTGGCCAGAGTCCTAGCAACATCCTCCTGTATGGGAAGACTGGAACCGGGAAGTCTCTCTGTGCAAAATACGTTTCTCGTCAACTGGTCGATACCGCATCTGAGGAGGGTATCAACGCTGTCTACGCATATGTGGATTGTGCCCAGGACAGCACCGAAACCCAGTCTGTGCAAACGATTGCGGACTCAGTAAATACGGAGGAGAATGATATCTACATTCCCGACAAGGGAATTAGCACTGCAACCTACTACAAGCGTCTCTGGCGGATTCTCGATATGCATTATGACGTCGTCCTCATAATCCTCGACGAGATCGACAAACTCGAAGACGACGACATCCTGATGCAACTGTCACGAGCTGGAGAGGCTGGAAAAATTGAAGACTGTAAGATTGGTGTCATCGGAATTAGCAACAAAATCAAGTATAAGGATCGGATGGATGAGCGGGTCAAGTCCAGTCTTTGCGAACGAGAATTTGTGTTCCCGCCCTACGACGCTAATCAGCTCAATGAAATCATGAGTGCACGGAGCGACGCATTCAGAGAGGGAGTACTCGAAGGTGGTGTTATCCCTCGGGCAGCTGCACTGGCAGCTCGTGAGCACGGCGATGCACGAAAAGCGATTGACATACTTCGATATGCAGGTGAAATTGCCCAATCATCGGACATGAATACGGTTCCAGAAGACTTCGTTGTTCAAGCTCGAGAGCGGGCTGAGACTGACCGGTTCCGTGAACTCATTAGCGGCTCAACGCCACATTCTCGATATGTACTACAGGCGCTGACTATCCTTTCGGTTGATAATGCTGGCAATGGAGCTGGTGATATCGGTTTCCGAACAACCCGAATCTACGACGTGTACGAAGACATTTGCCGTCAGGAAGGCTCTGATCCTCTCTCGTTACGACGCGTCCGTGACCTTCTCAAGGAACACGCTTTCTTAGATATTATCGAACAAACGCGCCACAGTGGTGGTAGTGCAGAGGGGAGCTATACAGAGCATCAGCTCCTGGAAGACCCAGATGTCGTGCAACAGGTGCTCGAAGATACAATCAGCTGA
- a CDS encoding Cdc6/Cdc18 family protein, whose protein sequence is MSNEKQSPLDSIWESEDPIFANKELLDIEHIPDEERIIGREDEISNLANSIHPAIRGGKPRNTLIYGKTGTGKSLVAKHVTQSAEDFAHDEGTRLDRAYIDCTQATTETQVVIKLGRIFNRPDETDISVPPSGLSTNAYYDRLWEILDTLHDVVIIILDEVDKLQENNVLMQLSRAGEAGKIDSCKVGILAISNKISFKDSLDERVLSSLQEREFIFPPYDANQLREIMRHRQDAFRDGVLTDDVIPLASAFAAQEHGDARKALDILRNAGELAKDDNSDVVQENHVRNAREQADIDRFSKLLQDQPTQSKAAVYALSLIAEGSNQEEFPTRKIYERYEQLTESLDINPLSQRRMSDRLNEQAFLDILGVTDRVGRGRGKGMTNFYYLLEEPKVVQSAIESDQRFSSEQ, encoded by the coding sequence ATGAGTAACGAGAAACAGAGTCCCCTCGACTCAATTTGGGAAAGTGAGGATCCAATTTTCGCGAATAAAGAGCTTCTCGATATTGAACACATTCCGGATGAGGAGCGGATCATTGGTCGTGAAGATGAAATATCTAACCTTGCCAATAGCATTCATCCTGCAATCCGGGGTGGAAAGCCCAGAAACACGTTAATTTACGGAAAGACGGGAACTGGCAAGAGTCTCGTTGCCAAGCACGTTACTCAAAGTGCTGAAGACTTCGCTCACGATGAAGGTACGAGACTTGATCGCGCATATATCGATTGTACCCAAGCAACGACAGAGACACAGGTGGTAATCAAACTCGGTCGGATATTCAACAGACCAGATGAAACAGATATCTCTGTACCTCCTTCGGGGTTATCGACGAATGCATACTATGATCGTCTTTGGGAGATACTCGATACCCTCCATGATGTCGTTATCATCATTCTCGACGAGGTTGACAAACTCCAGGAAAACAACGTGCTAATGCAACTCTCCCGAGCTGGTGAAGCCGGGAAGATTGATTCGTGTAAGGTTGGTATCCTCGCGATCAGCAACAAAATCTCGTTTAAAGATTCTCTCGATGAGCGAGTCCTCAGTAGTCTCCAAGAGCGTGAGTTTATCTTCCCTCCCTACGACGCAAATCAGCTCCGCGAAATTATGCGTCATCGTCAGGATGCATTTCGTGACGGTGTCCTCACCGATGATGTGATCCCTCTGGCGTCTGCATTCGCTGCACAAGAGCACGGTGATGCTCGAAAAGCACTGGATATTCTTCGAAATGCAGGCGAACTTGCAAAAGACGATAACAGTGATGTTGTGCAAGAAAACCATGTTCGGAATGCACGTGAGCAAGCGGATATCGATCGATTCTCTAAGCTTCTCCAAGATCAGCCTACACAATCGAAAGCAGCGGTGTACGCCCTTTCATTGATTGCAGAGGGGAGCAATCAGGAAGAGTTCCCTACTCGTAAAATCTATGAACGGTACGAGCAGCTCACGGAGTCACTAGATATTAACCCTCTCTCACAAAGACGGATGTCTGATCGGCTGAATGAACAGGCGTTTCTAGATATCCTCGGCGTCACGGATCGGGTTGGACGCGGCCGTGGGAAAGGCATGACTAATTTTTACTACCTTCTGGAGGAGCCTAAGGTCGTACAAAGTGCCATTGAATCTGATCAACGGTTTTCCTCCGAGCAGTAA
- a CDS encoding CBS domain-containing protein — protein MTGSLFQCTAADLATKNPDTLPPDLSVGEAHEWLVANEYDVAPVVTEDGPQGYADIEILSEAPAEAALQSHLSTISLANIISSDAAFGDVLTALYETPRYFLGGRNEVTGILTRADLNKSPAYIHLFDRLSTLEEQLAELIIQQDIDWKTTVSFDDETVKRIGKRHQRAQQANIELAEIHYAQFSTLTRIISEFESCWRACGFSSPGSASRQLNELRTLRNAVAHSNLVLETTSDGVLEQGRTISDLEQIYRTLQQCLAALG, from the coding sequence GTGACCGGATCTTTGTTTCAGTGTACGGCAGCTGACTTAGCGACAAAAAATCCCGACACACTCCCACCGGATCTGTCGGTCGGTGAGGCACACGAGTGGCTGGTAGCGAACGAGTACGATGTTGCCCCAGTCGTAACGGAGGACGGGCCACAGGGCTATGCCGATATTGAGATCCTATCAGAGGCGCCCGCAGAGGCTGCACTCCAGTCGCACCTGTCCACCATCTCACTCGCAAACATCATCAGTTCGGATGCGGCGTTTGGTGATGTGCTAACTGCGCTGTACGAGACACCGCGCTATTTTTTGGGTGGTCGCAACGAAGTGACTGGCATCCTGACCCGTGCGGATCTGAACAAGTCTCCGGCGTACATCCATCTCTTCGACCGCCTCTCAACACTTGAAGAGCAACTCGCCGAGTTGATTATCCAGCAGGATATCGATTGGAAGACGACTGTGTCGTTCGATGACGAGACGGTCAAGCGTATTGGCAAGCGTCACCAGCGTGCGCAGCAAGCCAACATCGAACTGGCCGAAATTCACTACGCACAGTTTTCGACACTGACACGGATCATCTCGGAATTCGAGTCCTGCTGGCGTGCTTGTGGGTTCTCGAGTCCAGGGAGTGCGAGTCGACAACTGAACGAACTCCGGACGCTCCGGAACGCCGTTGCTCACTCGAATCTGGTTCTCGAGACGACGAGTGATGGTGTACTCGAACAGGGTCGGACGATCAGTGATCTCGAACAGATCTATCGGACGTTACAACAGTGTCTCGCTGCGTTGGGATGA
- a CDS encoding orc1/cdc6 family replication initiation protein, with the protein MGPRFQPDDTLYKRRNTLKVEYVPDDIVGRDNEIEEYEAALQPIINGEYPDNIFIYGKTGVGKTAVTNFLLNELQESADHFEIDLTVISLNCDGLSTSYQAAISLVNNLRGHENHIAETGHPQSKVYRLLWNELNKLSGSVIIVLDEIDHITDDTFLYQITRADNNGYIDNIQLGVIGISNDSTFREQLDAKVQSSLCETEISFPPYGTEELQKVLEQRAEIAFHESALEDGVIPLCAALGRQDGGDARRAITLLRKAGDLARTENANSVTTDHVERAQEKLEAQQSMDIMRDLTEHEQLTLYALTTLAAEGETPARSRIVYQRYKELCEFQGREPRTARRMRSFLSDFEILNLTLSEMEHRGQDGGTYRQHELNRDIATVVDALQTIISEFGAHQSIIEYLPDSGEEFATM; encoded by the coding sequence ATGGGTCCTCGATTTCAACCGGACGACACGCTATACAAGCGCCGGAATACACTCAAAGTCGAGTACGTGCCGGATGATATCGTCGGCCGGGACAATGAAATCGAGGAATACGAAGCCGCCCTACAGCCAATCATCAATGGTGAGTACCCCGATAACATCTTCATCTATGGCAAGACCGGTGTCGGGAAGACTGCTGTCACGAACTTTCTACTCAATGAACTCCAGGAATCAGCAGACCACTTTGAAATCGATCTGACCGTCATCTCGCTGAACTGTGACGGGCTGAGTACGAGCTATCAGGCTGCAATTAGTCTCGTGAATAATCTCCGCGGTCACGAAAACCATATCGCCGAGACTGGCCATCCCCAGTCGAAGGTTTACCGTCTCCTCTGGAACGAACTGAATAAGCTCTCTGGCAGCGTCATCATTGTTCTCGACGAAATTGACCACATCACGGATGACACCTTCCTCTATCAGATCACCCGGGCTGACAACAACGGCTACATCGATAACATCCAGCTTGGTGTCATCGGAATCAGTAACGATTCGACGTTCCGCGAACAGCTCGATGCGAAGGTCCAGTCATCGCTCTGTGAGACAGAAATCTCCTTCCCACCATACGGCACCGAAGAACTCCAGAAGGTCCTCGAACAGCGGGCCGAGATAGCCTTCCACGAGAGTGCGCTTGAGGATGGCGTCATTCCGCTGTGTGCCGCGCTTGGTCGCCAAGATGGTGGTGATGCTCGACGGGCGATCACGCTTCTTCGGAAGGCTGGCGATCTCGCTCGCACTGAAAACGCAAATTCAGTTACGACTGATCATGTCGAACGCGCCCAGGAGAAACTCGAGGCCCAGCAGAGCATGGACATTATGCGGGACCTTACCGAACACGAGCAACTCACCCTCTACGCGCTGACTACGCTTGCTGCAGAGGGGGAAACACCCGCTCGCTCTCGGATCGTCTATCAGCGATACAAAGAGCTCTGTGAGTTCCAGGGTCGAGAGCCGCGAACTGCACGTCGCATGCGTAGTTTCCTCTCGGATTTCGAAATTCTTAATCTCACACTGTCTGAGATGGAGCATCGTGGGCAAGACGGTGGTACATACCGTCAGCATGAACTCAATCGCGATATCGCGACTGTCGTTGATGCTCTCCAGACGATTATTAGCGAGTTTGGAGCCCATCAAAGTATCATTGAGTACCTGCCCGACTCTGGCGAAGAGTTCGCCACGATGTAA